GATCAAATCGAAAAACAGAACCCCAAAAACGATTATTATCGAGCCGCTGAAGGTAGTGGAGAGAACATCCTCCGATGCCGTGGCTGTGCCCGATCCGGACGTTTCTCGGGCAGTCCGGTTTATTCTGGACAACAGAATGAGGGCTCTGCAGGTTTGCGATGTTCTCGAAGAGGCCGCTGTTTCAAAGAGAAGCCTCTATATGAAATTCAACCTCCACCTTGGAACAAGCATTTACACATATATCAAAAACGTGCGTGTAAGCGAGATTGAAAGGCTTCTGCTCTATTCGGATTTGAACATCACCCAGATCTCAAAAATGCTCGGCTTTGGCAGTTCAGACCATATTGCCGCCTTTTTCCGCTCTGTAAAAGGACTGAATCCAGCCGACTACCGCAAGAGATACCGGCCGTAAGAGGTTGCGATGAGCCGATGCCCTATCTGCAGAAAATTTCAGCAGTGCTTAGAAAGGCATTCCTGCACGAAGCTTTTCCGCCAAAAATAAAGCCCCTTGCTCAATAAAAGCAGGGGGCTTAAAGGAAATCCTAAAAACTCTTTATGTATGTATTAAGGAGCCAGGAACGTGTCATTCTTGTCGCTGGGTCTTTCATTTCCGGAATATGTTTTCAATCCTTCTACAGTGTAAAAATTATCGCCGTTATAAAAGCTGTTTCTGCTGAATTTTACGCTGTTGTCCAAAAGGAGTATGTTCTGTCCCGCGCCGTTGTGATTTATGCTGCGGAAGTTTTTCATCTTTTCATCAAGCCGAACAGTTTTGAAGAAAGTCTGCTGGTCGAGGCAGTTTCCTTCGAAAAGGGGGTTTGAGTCTGCGGCTATTGCCCTTTTATTTTCCCTTTCGAGCTTAACGTTCTTGTTTATTACCGGGAAGCTGTAGTTTATAAATTCTTTGTGCGGGAAGTCGTGCTCGTAATCGCAAACATCGACTCTCTCAAGTTTGGCTTCGGCTTTTATAGGCCTAGCGGGGCACTCGAAATCCTCCATCTGGCAGTATCCGTTTTTAACGAGAAGCCAGGCATTTCTTGTATTCGAATACTCATCTTCTCTCTGCGAGCCCACTTTCCACCAAGAATCACTGCCTGAGCTTGCAAGCGGCATCATCCCTGCGTTATCAAAGGCGTAGTTGTGCAGGCCTGTTCCGATTCTTGCCAGATTGTGTTTGCAGGCGATAGAATCTGCAACCGCTCTCATTTTTTGCGTAGCTGGGAAATAGGTAGCTGCGATAATGGCTATCATCGCTGCTGCTGCCGCTATCCTTCCTACCTTATTCCAGAAGCGAATATTATCGCTTTCGGCAGCCGATTCCTTCTCAAGCAGAAGCTCAAGGTCGGTTTGGCTCCCGCTTTTCTCAGTACGAGCGAGAAGGTTTTCAACAAGATAGTCCGGGCAGGGCTCTTCTTTTAGTGTGTTTAGAGGCTCCAGTGATTTCTTCAAGTTTTTGTAAAATCTTGAACAGTCACTGCGCTGTTCTATGCTTTTTCTAATAGTTTCTTTGTCCTGGTCAGGACAGGAGCCAAAAAAATAATCGAAAATTGCACTAATACGATTCAAATCTTTTACCTTTCAAAATCAGGCTCAACATTTTTCCAGTCTTTGGCAAAACGAGCCACCGCTGAATGCAACCTGCTTTTAACTGTTCCTATAGGTATACTCAGCATTTCGGCCATTTGTTTGTATGAAAATTGCTCAAAATAAGCCAGCAGTAAAATTTCACGTAATTTCTCTGGCATATTTTCCACAACTTCTCTTACTCTCTCTTCAGTTTCTTCGGTTATGTAGTGGTCAAGCGGTGTAGTGTCTTCAGAGGAAACTGAGCTGAAAACGTCTTCTATAGACGACTCAGAATCATCCGCTATCGAACCTACCGAGATAGAGCTGTTGCGTTTTCTCTTACGTAACAAGTCCTTGGCTTTGTTCGCTGCTATTGTAAAAAGCCATGGTTTCAGCGGTCGGTCGAGATCGAAAGACTCTCTGGACTGATAAAGCTGCATAAAGGTGTCTTGAAAAACATCTTCAATGAGGTCCTGATTGCCCACAAACCGCCTCAGGAAATTGAACAGAGGATCTTTGTATTCCTGCACAATATCCCTGAACGCTGCTTCATCGCCTGAGCAGAATCTTCTGAGCAGTTCTTTTTCTTCCCGTTTATTTGCGGATTTGGTCATTATTTTAACAGCCCCGGGCAGTTAAGTTCCCAAGAAGTAGTCCATTCTGGGTCTGCCCGGCTAAAAGCGGGAAGACCTTCACAGCGGGTGATTATATGGATAAGTGTATTTTTTTCAAAATTTAATTGAATCTATATTTTATAAACCTATCATAACCATTGAATTATGTTTTTTAAGGTGAGAATATGTTTGGTGATTATTTCTTAAGTTTGTGCGATCCACCGTGGGTGCTGGGGATAGTATTCAGCGAGAAGATTCTTATAATCCTTGCGGTTTTGAATCTGCCGGTATATTTTTTTCTTGGCTGGGTGATTTTTGACGACTGGGAAGGATTCGTTGATTCTGTGAAGTATATAGTTACCAGCGACTGGATTTCTGCATTGAGAGGCGAATACTACGATGATGCGTGGGGCGAGATCAAGTTTTTGTATTTCCTCGCAACGTGCGCAGCGGCAGTTTTTGGGGAATATTTGCTGATTGAGAAGTACTTTTTGGCAAACTGACATTTGAATTAACCGCTTAAAGGAGTGATTATGAGAGCAGCAGTAATAATATGCGCAGCAGGCGGGAGCACCCGATTTGAAGGGAAAACAAAGAAGGTTTTTGAGAAGGCGGCGGGCAAGCCTCTGTTCCTGCATTCAGTAAATTTGTTTTCCGAGATGGAGGAAGTGGTTCAGATTATCCTCGCAGCCGCAGAGCAGGACCACGAGAAGATAAAGATCAACTGGGAGGCAAATCTTGCCTTTGCTGGCGCTGAGCTTTCTGCCGGCGGAGATACAAGGGGCGAAACTGTTGCGAAAGCATTCGAGCTTGTGAGGGAGGATATTGATGTTGCAGCTGTGCACGATGCGGCAAGGTGCTGTCTTACTGAAAATTGGGCAAGAGATGTCCTTCAGAAGGCCTATCAGAGCGGGGCGGCAATACTTGCCTCACCTGTAACCTCAACGCTTAAGCGGGTTTCTGAGGAAGGGATAATCTGCGAAACTGTTGACAGAAGCTCGCTTTACAGCGCCCAGACGCCGCAGGCTTTCTCAAGGCAGCTCTTTGCAGAGGCTCTTGATAAATGCGAAAATCCCGCTGAGTTCAGCGATGATTCTATGATGGCAGAGAAAATCGGGGCAAAGGTGCATATCGTAGAAACCGACAATACGAATATAAAAGTTACCAAAAAGTCCGATATAGCGATTGCCAATGCGATTATAAGCTCACGCGAGAAGAAAAGCCCCAAAACAATTCACCCTTTCCGAGAAGATCAGATGTGGTAGAAGTTTCAGATGAATTTTATGCGAAGGAGAAAATATGGGTATTATTTCAGGTATAATAGGTAATGCGGGCGTCGTTCCGCCGGAGAAGCTCGAAGAGGACTACGGCAAGCTGCTCACCGATAACGAAAAAATTGAGGTTGGTTTCAAGCTCGTTCGTGATACGTATATCTTCACCAACAAGCGTATGATTCTAATCGACAAGCAGGGCGTTACGGGAAAAAAGACGCAGTATCTTTCGATTTGTTACAACAGGGTTTCGAGATTCAGCATTGAAACCGCAGGCCATTTCGACCTTGATGCAGAGCTGAAGATTTGGCTCTCCGGCGAGGATACACCCACGATAGACAAGAAATTCAACCGTAAGGTGAACATATACGACCTGCAGAAGGTTCTTGCGGGCTTTGTTCTGGGATGAGGAAGCTACTGCTTAATCTTCTTAAGCACTTTTTTCCTGATATAGTCCTTGTTCATTTCTCTGCCGGTAAGGAAATTGTACTGCTCAACTGCCTGCTGAACAAACATTTCAATCCCGCCGAGGGGCCTTGCGCCAACCTGCTCTGCCTCTTTAAGCAGCCTTGTTTCAGGCGGGTTGTAAACGGTATCAAATACGATGCAGCCCTTCTGGAGGAAGGTGGTATCTATGGGACACGCCTCCACCTTCGGGCTCATCCCGAGGCTCGTGCAGTTCACCACCACCTCAAAAGCCTCGCCCATTGGGAAATACCCAATCTGGCAGGCCTTGCAGCCAAACTGCTCTGCGAGGGCCTCGGCCTTGCTGAGTGTTCTGTTGAATATCGTAACCTCTGCCCCCTTGTCTGTGAGCGCAGCAACCACCGCCTTAGCGGCTCCGCCTGCTCCCAGAACGGCTGTTTTCATTCCGTTTAACTCTCCAGCAGCCTCTTCAAGCGGCCTCTGAGCTCCGCTGTAGTCGGTGTTTTCGCCAATAAGGAAGCTAGTTTTAAGCGTATTTACAGCACCGATTTTCTTCGCCCTCTCTGTGAGTTCTCCCTTGCGGGCGGCATAGTCGAAGGCGTTTGTTTTATGGGGGAGAGTAACGGAAAAGCCCTTGAAGCTAAGCCACGGCCTTGAGAGCACGTTATCGAGAAAAGCATTAAAATTATCAGTGCCTTCCTCAAGCAGAAGCGGGAGAAAAACACTGCTTGAGCCCTCTTTTTTGAATGTCTTGTTGTATATCAGCGGGCTCATTGAATGTTCTACAGGGGAAGCGATAATTCCGTAGAGTTCTGTATGCTCGTTTATTTCATTGAAGCGGTAGAGCTTTTTCATCTGCTTAAGCGGAATTTGGCCCGGGGCAGTTTGCTTCCCGCCTTTGCTTGCATAGCAGAAAAATGAGCCGATCTTGGGAGCGAGTATTCTTGTAATCTTTCCAGCCTCGCCCATTGCCAGTATTACGGCATCTGCCCTTCTCACCTTGAGCACATCGAAACACTCGAAACACTGGTTGATATTATCCGCCTGATATGCAATTTTTATAACGGCATCCGGAGCTGCCTGCTGCATCTTGTCGTACTGGCCTCGAAGGCTCTCGAATCTGCCGTCAAAATTATGCGCTGAGAGGATAAGTCTGCAGTCGGATTCAGCTTCAGCAGTTTGCAGCAGATTTTTGAAATCGCCTTCAAAATTTGCGAACTCGCAATCTACGAAATCCGCTCCGCTAAGGGCTGCTTCTCGAAGCACAGACACCCGAAATTCTTTGCTCATCCCGTTTTTTCCGCCTTCCCGCCGATCTCGGCAGGTGCATATCACTTTCAGCCCGGTATCCGCTGCCTGACGTGTGAAGCTGCGCACATCATCAAGGTCGAATTTAGATAAGAAGTCAAACCGCAGCTCTAAAGCCTCTGCTCCGCTTGAGGCGAGTTTGTCTATGCGTTTGGAAAAATCCTTTTTCTTTTTCTCGCAAACCGGAACTGTAAGATAGCTCATAAAGTTTTCGCTTCCTCTTGATTTTTTCTGCTTTTTCGCTGTTCGATATAAACCTGCATTCTCTCGCTGATTTTACTGATTCTTTCTACTGTCAGCGAAATTTCATCTTGAAGTTTATGGGCATCTTCGCTCAATTTCTTGTCGGCAGGGAGCTGCTTGAGCTGTTCTGTGGCAATGCGAAGCTTTTCTGATTCTTTATCTAGGGCTTTTTTGTAGTTTGAGATGGCCTTTGAGAGCTGCTTGTCGTTCATTCTGGACGCCAATGCCCGAACCTGATCCAGTGATTTGGAGGTATCTACGTTAACCGCATTGGCCGGGAGCTTGTCTGAGCAGCCTGCCAGAATAAACATAACGAGAAATACCGCTGATAGAAAACAAAATACCCTGTACATATCGCAATCCCTGAAACAGCTATTAAATTTGCAAGGTCGTCGTTTCAGCAGTATATTGTAACAGCGAAGCGGATATCTTCAAACTCTGCCCGCGTAGTTTTCCGTATTTTGAGCAAATTCGGTTTAATGCCTGAAATGCCGCTTGCTTGTGAAAATCATAGCAATACCAAGCTCATCTGCTTTCGCGATAACCTCATCATCTTTTTTCGAACCGCCCGGCTGGACAATACATTTTACGCCTGCCTGAGCCGCATTTTCCACATTATCGGGGAACGGGAAGAATGCATCCGAGCCGAGAGCTGCTCCTTGAGCAAGCGTTCCTGCGTTCTTGAATGCAATAAGCCCTGATTCTACCCTGTTCATTTGGCCTGCGCCGCAGCCTACCAGCCTGCGGCCGTTCACAAGCGTTATAGTATTGCTCTTTACATGCTTTGCGCAGATCCAGGCCATCTTGAGGTCTTCCATCTGGGCATCAGTGGGCTTGAGCTTTGTCGGATATGTTATCAGCTCAGGTTCCCAGCCGATAAGGTCTCTCTGCTGGAGCAAAAGCCCGCCTGTAATGCAGCGGACATCGTATTCTGATTCGTTTATGTTTTCCCTGCTCACCTCGCCTGTTTTGAGCAGTCTCACCCTTTTGCCCCATCCCTTGAGGGTGCGGATTGTTTCAAGGGCGTCTTGCTCGTAATAGGGGGCTATGATAACCTCAGCGAAGAAGCCGCTGGCCCCGTTTTCTTTACCGAACCGGGAGTATGATTCCATAATCACTTCTGCAAGCTCTCTATCTACAGGCCTGTTCAGAGCGATAATACCCCCGAAAGCGCTCACCACATCTCCAAGATAAGCCTTTCTGTAGGCCTCTTTGATGTCCTCATCAAATGAGCATCCGCAAGGGTTGAGATGTTTTACAACAACCGCAGCTGGGACATCGAATTCTTTTACCAGCTCGAATGCAGCGTTTGCATCAAGCAGGTTGTTAAAGCTTATGTCTTTTTCGCCTCCTTCAATAATCTCAGCATTCGCCACACAAACCTCTTTTGAATCACTTGCGCGGTAGAAAGCTGCCTGCTGATGCGGGTTTTCGCCGTAGCGAAGGTCTTTAACCTTCTCAACAGGGATTGATACCTTCTTCGGGAATCTCTCTTCGGCTCTTCCCGAGAGGTATTTGCTTATCGCAGCGTCGTAGCCGGCAGTGAGGGCGAAGGCCTCTCTTGCAAGCCTCTCACGCAGAGGGAAGGTGGTGCTGCCGCTGTTCTGCTTCATCTGTGAGATTATTTCGCCGTAATCGGATGGGTTTGTAACTACCGTAACGAATTTGTAATTCTTCGAAGCAGACCGAACCATACTTGGCCCGCCGATATCGATATTCTCGATAGCATCTTCAAGCGTGCAGTCTTCTTTTGCAACAGTGTTTTCAAATGGATACAAGTTTACGCATACCAGATCTATCGGGTCTATCCCGTGCTCGCTCATTGCGGCTGTATGTTCGTCGTTGTCCCGAAGGCCGAGAAGCCCGCCGTGAATTATGGGGTGGAGAGTTTTAACTCTCCCGTTCATCATCTCCGGAAAACCGGTAACAGAATCAATGCTCACCACATCCACTCCGGCCTGCTGAATCTTCTTTGCAGTTCCGCCGGTACTGATGATCCGTACTCCCATCTCGCTGAGCTCTT
This window of the Sedimentisphaera salicampi genome carries:
- the aroE gene encoding shikimate dehydrogenase, whose product is MSYLTVPVCEKKKKDFSKRIDKLASSGAEALELRFDFLSKFDLDDVRSFTRQAADTGLKVICTCRDRREGGKNGMSKEFRVSVLREAALSGADFVDCEFANFEGDFKNLLQTAEAESDCRLILSAHNFDGRFESLRGQYDKMQQAAPDAVIKIAYQADNINQCFECFDVLKVRRADAVILAMGEAGKITRILAPKIGSFFCYASKGGKQTAPGQIPLKQMKKLYRFNEINEHTELYGIIASPVEHSMSPLIYNKTFKKEGSSSVFLPLLLEEGTDNFNAFLDNVLSRPWLSFKGFSVTLPHKTNAFDYAARKGELTERAKKIGAVNTLKTSFLIGENTDYSGAQRPLEEAAGELNGMKTAVLGAGGAAKAVVAALTDKGAEVTIFNRTLSKAEALAEQFGCKACQIGYFPMGEAFEVVVNCTSLGMSPKVEACPIDTTFLQKGCIVFDTVYNPPETRLLKEAEQVGARPLGGIEMFVQQAVEQYNFLTGREMNKDYIRKKVLKKIKQ
- the ispD gene encoding 2-C-methyl-D-erythritol 4-phosphate cytidylyltransferase, which produces MRAAVIICAAGGSTRFEGKTKKVFEKAAGKPLFLHSVNLFSEMEEVVQIILAAAEQDHEKIKINWEANLAFAGAELSAGGDTRGETVAKAFELVREDIDVAAVHDAARCCLTENWARDVLQKAYQSGAAILASPVTSTLKRVSEEGIICETVDRSSLYSAQTPQAFSRQLFAEALDKCENPAEFSDDSMMAEKIGAKVHIVETDNTNIKVTKKSDIAIANAIISSREKKSPKTIHPFREDQMW
- a CDS encoding RNA polymerase sigma factor; its protein translation is MTKSANKREEKELLRRFCSGDEAAFRDIVQEYKDPLFNFLRRFVGNQDLIEDVFQDTFMQLYQSRESFDLDRPLKPWLFTIAANKAKDLLRKRKRNSSISVGSIADDSESSIEDVFSSVSSEDTTPLDHYITEETEERVREVVENMPEKLREILLLAYFEQFSYKQMAEMLSIPIGTVKSRLHSAVARFAKDWKNVEPDFER
- the purH gene encoding bifunctional phosphoribosylaminoimidazolecarboxamide formyltransferase/IMP cyclohydrolase: MDIKIKTALISVSDKTGVAEFAKELSEMGVRIISTGGTAKKIQQAGVDVVSIDSVTGFPEMMNGRVKTLHPIIHGGLLGLRDNDEHTAAMSEHGIDPIDLVCVNLYPFENTVAKEDCTLEDAIENIDIGGPSMVRSASKNYKFVTVVTNPSDYGEIISQMKQNSGSTTFPLRERLAREAFALTAGYDAAISKYLSGRAEERFPKKVSIPVEKVKDLRYGENPHQQAAFYRASDSKEVCVANAEIIEGGEKDISFNNLLDANAAFELVKEFDVPAAVVVKHLNPCGCSFDEDIKEAYRKAYLGDVVSAFGGIIALNRPVDRELAEVIMESYSRFGKENGASGFFAEVIIAPYYEQDALETIRTLKGWGKRVRLLKTGEVSRENINESEYDVRCITGGLLLQQRDLIGWEPELITYPTKLKPTDAQMEDLKMAWICAKHVKSNTITLVNGRRLVGCGAGQMNRVESGLIAFKNAGTLAQGAALGSDAFFPFPDNVENAAQAGVKCIVQPGGSKKDDEVIAKADELGIAMIFTSKRHFRH
- a CDS encoding PH domain-containing protein; the protein is MGIISGIIGNAGVVPPEKLEEDYGKLLTDNEKIEVGFKLVRDTYIFTNKRMILIDKQGVTGKKTQYLSICYNRVSRFSIETAGHFDLDAELKIWLSGEDTPTIDKKFNRKVNIYDLQKVLAGFVLG